TCACATCCGTGATGGGATAAAACAAAAAAAGCTCTTACACTTTCGTGTAAGAGCTTAAATTGCTTGGCGTCCCCAAGGGAATTTGACTCCCTGTCGCCTGCGTGAAAGGCCGGTTCATACCTAGCAGAAACTGCTTATTCCCCAATTTACAAGGCTCCTACAGAAACACAGATACCATTAGCGACATTAAAAACATAAGGTGCTTACACCTCACTTGCGGCAGTAGGTAAGATTTAACCTAACTTAATTTTGCAGATTAATCCTGTTTTGCATCTACATTCCTCATGTATACTCAAAAAACAACTGTGGTTAAAGTAGCGCTAGCCTTGCCGTTGAAATAGCACTATTCCGGCATAACTTATTGCAACAAAGCGTCAACCTGACTGTCTAATTCTTCGAATGCTTTGTTCGCTTTAAAGTCATCATACAAATTTTTCTTAATCGCTTCAGTTTTTACGTCTTTCTTAACTTCTTTTTTGTAAGACGCTGCCGGATAGAATGCTAGTGAATGAACTGTTCCATCCGGACAGAACTGGCGTTTTGTAACACGTGCACCACGAAGAACTTGAGAAGAAACAGATTTACTTACACTTTGTACATATTCAAGCACAGAAGCATCATCGCCAAACCCGCTCTGTTGCATAAAATCCTTCAGCATAGAATCTGTTTTACTTTCTACCTGACGACCAATCTCACGCATGGCTCGAGAATCAGCTGTTTCACGACTAAGTGCAGCAAGTTTAAGTTGAGCCTGACCACTGGCATAAAAACCATCAGAAGCACTTGGCGGATTAGTTTCCCATTCTGGAATACACATATCTGCAGGTGCAGCAGCAACTGGTGCCGGAGGAGCAGTTTCTACCTTATACTGTTTTGCACAACCGACAGAGAATACCATTACCATAGCCATCATCAATAACAGAAACTTTTTCATACATGTACTCCATTAACTATTACTATACAGTCTCGACCGTTCCACAACTTTTTTTACATACTGTTTCGTTTCATTATGTGGCAAATTATTCAGCAAGGCGGTATACACCTCTTTTGCAGTCATAGTGTTTACCTTTTGCACTGTTTTCGAAAGATTAGTGGTCCCCGTAAGGGTACGTGCAACATTCCCCGGCCCAGTATTATAAGCCGCTACTGACACAAGGTACGAAGTCATTATGTCTTTGACACCCTTAAAATACACATTCTTTAGCTTGCCTAGATACGCCACACCTAATTGAATGTTGTTCTTTGAATTATATAAATAGGCGGCAGTTGGTGTTACAGACTTTTTGAACACATATTGATAAGCATCACGCCCACCAGACTTTGGCACCAACTGCATAAGCCCAAAGGCAGGTACATGCGATCTTGCAAATGGGTTAAAATACGATTCAGTATGAATTACTGCGAACACAAATTTGGGATCAATGCCATATACAGCAGCATTTTTTAGCACATCTCTTTTGTACTTAGCAGCAGACTTTCTCAAGTAATCTGAAGGCAGCGGAATGCGTACTTTGACAATTTTCTTACCGTTTTCTGTTGACGGCTTAAGAATGATGGCTTTCTTTTGTATATTAGGTTTGTTAGCCCCTGTTGACTCAATAGAGAACCCCGCCTGCTTATTGCATTTCGAATCAATCTTATGCAGATGCTTCTTAATAGCCGGAAGCGCAGCTTTTACAGGAGACTGAGTAGTTACAGGAACCAGAGATTCAATTTCAACAAAGCCTTTCTCAAAATTTACTGTGCTTCGTGTTGAGAGATTCTTGCTATAGTCCACCCATAACTTTGGAGTTGAGCCTTTAAAGCCCCCC
This Halodesulfovibrio sp. MK-HDV DNA region includes the following protein-coding sequences:
- a CDS encoding LPP20 family lipoprotein, which gives rise to MKKFLLLMMAMVMVFSVGCAKQYKVETAPPAPVAAAPADMCIPEWETNPPSASDGFYASGQAQLKLAALSRETADSRAMREIGRQVESKTDSMLKDFMQQSGFGDDASVLEYVQSVSKSVSSQVLRGARVTKRQFCPDGTVHSLAFYPAASYKKEVKKDVKTEAIKKNLYDDFKANKAFEELDSQVDALLQ
- a CDS encoding murein transglycosylase domain-containing protein: MRKILYQIVLLVLCVSPCLAASSFDDFQKEELDGFAQYLDKETNSYFAFEKEIVKEWGGFKGSTPKLWVDYSKNLSTRSTVNFEKGFVEIESLVPVTTQSPVKAALPAIKKHLHKIDSKCNKQAGFSIESTGANKPNIQKKAIILKPSTENGKKIVKVRIPLPSDYLRKSAAKYKRDVLKNAAVYGIDPKFVFAVIHTESYFNPFARSHVPAFGLMQLVPKSGGRDAYQYVFKKSVTPTAAYLYNSKNNIQLGVAYLGKLKNVYFKGVKDIMTSYLVSVAAYNTGPGNVARTLTGTTNLSKTVQKVNTMTAKEVYTALLNNLPHNETKQYVKKVVERSRLYSNS